A window of the Helianthus annuus cultivar XRQ/B chromosome 4, HanXRQr2.0-SUNRISE, whole genome shotgun sequence genome harbors these coding sequences:
- the LOC110937702 gene encoding glyoxylate/hydroxypyruvate reductase HPR3: MDPKPQDHQSPSSTPSQLRQVLVLRPPPVFTVHEQDFSSKFHILKAYDSPLPTHDFLQTHAQSVKAVLCSGIGPITADVIRDLPALELVVTASTGVNHIDMAECRRRGIAVTNTGDVFSDDVADAAVGLLIDVMRRITSGDRFVRGGRWATSGEYTLGSKLACKRVGIVGLGNIGSRVATRLKAMGCLVSYTSRQEKHTTPFTFYPNILQLAFNSDALVICCALTNETRHIINNKVMMALGKKGIIVNIARGAIINEVELVKCLVEGEIGGAGLDVFENEPNVPKELFELDNVVLLPHRTAFTQESFYNAAQILIGNLEAFFTNKPLLTLVPNEF; this comes from the exons ATGGATCCAAAGCCACAGGACCACCAATCTCCGTCGTCAACACCCTCACAACTCCGGCAAGTACTCGTCCTCCGTCCGCCACCCGTCTTCACGGTCCACGAACAAGACTTCTCTAGCAAATTTCACATCCTCAAAGCATACGACTCACCCTTACCTACTCACGACTTCCTCCAGACCCATGCGCAATCTGTGAAAGCTGTCTTGTGCTCCGGCATAGGCCCAATCACAGCCGACGTGATACGCGACCTTCCGGCTCTAGAACTCGTTGTCACTGCCTCCACTGGTGTCAATCATATTGACATGGCCGAATGTCGTCGCCGTGGGATTGCTGTCACGAACACCGGAGATGTGTTTTCGGATGATGTAGCGGATGCCGCAGTAGGCCTGTTGATCGACGTTATGAGAAGAATTACTAGTGGTGATAGGTTTGTACGCGGTGGGCGTTGGGCGACTTCAGGGGAGTATACTCTTGGTTCAAAG TTAGCCTGCAAAAGAGTTGGGATTGTTGGGCTTGGAAACATTGGATCTAGGGTTGCTACAAGACTAAAGGCCATGGGTTGTTTAGTCTCATACACCTCAAGGCAGGAAAAACACACTACACCGTTCACTTTTTATCCAAATATCCTCCAACTTGCTTTTAACTCTGATGCTTTGGTCATATGTTGTGCGTTGACCAACGAAACACGTCATATTATCAACAACAAAGTCATGATGGCCTTGGGAAAAAAAGGTATCATTGTGAACATTGCCCGTGGGGCTATCATTAACGAGGTGGAGTTAGTGAAGTGTTTGGTTGAAGGTGAAATTGGTGGTGCTGGTTTGGATGTTTTTGAAAACGAACCAAATGTGCCAAAAGAGTTGTTTGAATTGGATAATGTTGTTCTTTTGCCTCATAGAACAGCTTTCACCCAGGAATCATTCTATAACGCCGCTCAGATTTTAATAGGTAACTTGGAAGCATTTTTCACGAATAAACCCTTGCTTACTCTTGTCCCTAATGAGTTCTAG
- the LOC110937703 gene encoding glyoxylate/hydroxypyruvate reductase HPR3 isoform X1 → MDPQDHQQPELRQVLVLQPPYVFNIHEHLFTDRFHVLKAYDSPLPTRDFLHANAQSVKVVLCSGAGPITADVIRDLLALKLVVTDATGVNHIDMAECGRRGIVVTNAGDVYSDDVADAAIGLLIDVMRRITSGDRFVRGGRWPTSREYPLGAKSFDVMVFKLEGKRVGIVGLGNIGSRVATRLEAMGCIVSYTSRQKKQSTHFTFYPNILQLAFDSDALVLCCALTSNTRHMINNKVMKALGKKGIIVNVARGALIDEVELVKCLVEGEIGGVGLDVFENEPNAPRELFELDNVVFLPHAAAFTNESFYDVAQVMIANLEAFFTNKPLLTLVNNKF, encoded by the exons ATGGATCCACAAGACCACCAACAACCTGAACTCAGACAAGTACTTGTGCTTCAACCCCCTTATGTATTTAACATCCACGAACACTTGTTCACGGACAGATTTCACGTCCTCAAAGCATACGACTCGCCATTACCTACTCGCGACTTCCTCCACGCCAACGCGCAGTCTGTGAAAGTCGTCCTATGCTCTGGCGCGGGTCCAATCACAGCTGACGTGATACGTGACCTTCTGGCTCTCAAACTCGTTGTCACTGATGCCACTGGCGTCAATCACATAGACATGGCTGAATGTGGCCGTCGGGGAATTGTAGTCACTAACGCCGGAGATGTGTATTCGGATGATGTTGCTGACGCCGCCATAGGACTGTTGATCGACGTCATGAGGAGAATTACAAGCGGTGATAGGTTTGTTCGCGGTGGTCGTTGGCCGACTTCAAGGGAGTATCCTCTAGGTGCCAAG TCTTTTGATGTTATGGTTTTCAAGTTAGAAGGCAAACGAGTTGGAATTGTTGGGCTTGGAAACATTGGATCTAGAGTTGCCACAAGACTAGAGGCCATGGGTTGCATAGTCTCATACACCTCAAGGCAGAAAAAGCAATCTACCCACTTCACTTTCTACCCAAATATCCTCCAACTCGCTTTTGACTCTGACGCTCTCGTGCTTTGTTGTGCGTTAACCAGCAACACACGCCACATGATCAATAACAAAGTCATGAAGGCCTTAGGAAAAAAGGGTATCATCGTGAATGTGGCACGTGGAGCCCTCATTGATGAGGTGGAGTTAGTGAAGTGTTTGGTGGAAGGTGAAATTGGTGGTGTTGGCTTGGATGTTTTCGAAAACGAACCAAATGCACCTAGAGAGTTGTTTGAATTGGATAATGTCGTTTTTTTGCCTCATGCAGCGGCCTTTACCAATGAATCATTCTATGATGTTGCTCAGGTTATGATAGCCAACTTAGAGGCGTTTTTCACGAATAAACCCTTGCTTACTCTTGTTAACAACAAATTCTAG
- the LOC110937703 gene encoding glyoxylate/hydroxypyruvate reductase HPR3 isoform X2 yields MDPQDHQQPELRQVLVLQPPYVFNIHEHLFTDRFHVLKAYDSPLPTRDFLHANAQSVKVVLCSGAGPITADVIRDLLALKLVVTDATGVNHIDMAECGRRGIVVTNAGDVYSDDVADAAIGLLIDVMRRITSGDRFVRGGRWPTSREYPLGAKLEGKRVGIVGLGNIGSRVATRLEAMGCIVSYTSRQKKQSTHFTFYPNILQLAFDSDALVLCCALTSNTRHMINNKVMKALGKKGIIVNVARGALIDEVELVKCLVEGEIGGVGLDVFENEPNAPRELFELDNVVFLPHAAAFTNESFYDVAQVMIANLEAFFTNKPLLTLVNNKF; encoded by the exons ATGGATCCACAAGACCACCAACAACCTGAACTCAGACAAGTACTTGTGCTTCAACCCCCTTATGTATTTAACATCCACGAACACTTGTTCACGGACAGATTTCACGTCCTCAAAGCATACGACTCGCCATTACCTACTCGCGACTTCCTCCACGCCAACGCGCAGTCTGTGAAAGTCGTCCTATGCTCTGGCGCGGGTCCAATCACAGCTGACGTGATACGTGACCTTCTGGCTCTCAAACTCGTTGTCACTGATGCCACTGGCGTCAATCACATAGACATGGCTGAATGTGGCCGTCGGGGAATTGTAGTCACTAACGCCGGAGATGTGTATTCGGATGATGTTGCTGACGCCGCCATAGGACTGTTGATCGACGTCATGAGGAGAATTACAAGCGGTGATAGGTTTGTTCGCGGTGGTCGTTGGCCGACTTCAAGGGAGTATCCTCTAGGTGCCAAG TTAGAAGGCAAACGAGTTGGAATTGTTGGGCTTGGAAACATTGGATCTAGAGTTGCCACAAGACTAGAGGCCATGGGTTGCATAGTCTCATACACCTCAAGGCAGAAAAAGCAATCTACCCACTTCACTTTCTACCCAAATATCCTCCAACTCGCTTTTGACTCTGACGCTCTCGTGCTTTGTTGTGCGTTAACCAGCAACACACGCCACATGATCAATAACAAAGTCATGAAGGCCTTAGGAAAAAAGGGTATCATCGTGAATGTGGCACGTGGAGCCCTCATTGATGAGGTGGAGTTAGTGAAGTGTTTGGTGGAAGGTGAAATTGGTGGTGTTGGCTTGGATGTTTTCGAAAACGAACCAAATGCACCTAGAGAGTTGTTTGAATTGGATAATGTCGTTTTTTTGCCTCATGCAGCGGCCTTTACCAATGAATCATTCTATGATGTTGCTCAGGTTATGATAGCCAACTTAGAGGCGTTTTTCACGAATAAACCCTTGCTTACTCTTGTTAACAACAAATTCTAG
- the LOC110937704 gene encoding glyoxylate/hydroxypyruvate reductase HPR3-like: MVFKLACKTVGIVGLGNIGSRVATRLTAMGCIVSYTSRQKKPSIPFTFYPNILQLAFDSDALVVCCALTNETRHMINNKVMMALGKKGIIVNVARGAIIDEVELVKCLVEGEIGGAGLDVFENEPNVPKELFELDNVVLLPHRTAFTKESFYDAAQILIGNLEAFFTNKPLLTLVANEF, translated from the coding sequence ATGGTTTTCAAGTTAGCATGCAAAACAGTTGGAATTGTTGGGCTTGGAAACATTGGATCTAGAGTTGCTACAAGACTAACGGCCATGGGTTGCATAGTCTCATACACCTCAAGGCAGAAAAAGCCCTCTATACCCTTCACGTTTTACCCAAATATCCTCCAACTCGCTTTTGACTCAGATGCTTTGGTCGTATGTTGTGCGTTGACCAACGAAACACGTCACATGATCAACAACAAAGTCATGATGGCCTTGGGAAAAAAAGGTATCATCGTGAATGTGGCCCGTGGGGCCATCATTGACGAGGTGGAGTTAGTGAAGTGTTTGGTTGAAGGTGAAATTGGTGGTGCTGGTTTGGATGTTTTTGAAAACGAACCAAATGTTCCCAAAGAGTTGTTTGAATTGGACAATGTCGTTCTTTTGCCTCATAGAACGGCTTTCACAAAGGAATCATTTTATGATGCCGCTCAGATTTTAATAGGTAACTTGGAAGCATTTTTTACGAACAAGCCCTTGCTTACTCTTGTCGCCAACGAATTCTAG